In Diachasmimorpha longicaudata isolate KC_UGA_2023 chromosome 7, iyDiaLong2, whole genome shotgun sequence, the following proteins share a genomic window:
- the LOC135164396 gene encoding uncharacterized protein LOC135164396 isoform X2, which yields MESKNGTDDFVTVVSVGTQPKIENFVTVLSIGNGKTEGRANGLEGQLDEEVEVYRLPGERLGFGLKFEGGNKTSERVRRLFVQSCAEHSPASRTKCSWGSLGEGDEILSIDGVPVTHMSRLDCVRHLKESQLVIKLLVRCRGALRPKVVSAERKSSPEKTQPPPELPPLPPPVPPRKLRQARGSADGDANPSPVKKIQNGHVNGLRGGPKSTNNDGCNSLPKTNTQKSPEFTKSKQEPPEAMVYLDARSQDGSSTHGSTSDDTGSSMSTVVDKTSASDCFSAASTTSTPSENSNDPPKDSHDLLEAFDHLDKDFCTPPDYLLKRLANSEAVTHVESRGEAGGVVEKVTAVVAPNTVLIEETLTLQPPLSFQDAPLSYAHETRPGIFYTADLAADSTTHFRPIRDDASTVESVNGDVESPQKMDDSLAPPLPVRNHVNRIPVNQLSEDSVSEDKPDINETDKTIDSLVVPPKPLPRKDSKLKRKRLPPPPPPPTAPRREAPPVPLRNLEISKPIVHEKLEVGDVTDLEISSLRKEQQVPSMLNEPIGIPLQSPEDRSREFNDSITDESTSQSINNDPKISETTSNEGEKGPTNKVLEIIEMKRVKAFLENEHSREKIHLRELKTINNNDLEFIEEIKVPVLPSPRHKNIVNSAETLTPESPDFSSPEVWGEATEGQDDDYDKKYDESDDEDEDETYASLDQIDDLQTPESIPIIITKELEDTDSSSESSEDNGDDYYWQSNLATIGEEEETPSLEYTAVNKEPEATSIIAEPSEPSISHNNEITRGAVNGRMDNCGGGQRLPPDGDEFPAAYQEFSASVQQYQYVVTPRTTTMTTNGTINDTEKYETSKPSQVTETRITSQYIVTSKPDISLKQTDTLNNVNSHLEDSKRNPVTFTNTYTRDNKQQCVQGVVLTEKKIEIAGYYPKESKIDNETSGKDNLDSPPPLPLTGPPRYEKALVHGRIANETCVNSRKFSLNGDLRRQDDKSEKSVRDKIAMFSKGSLESPLFPNNPVTNVTVASRRLSKYKSSEDFFVDDDNKCSTMQNDRCFSSCDLTDSGKSHSDVLTSGGGTERPPCLPRSSPPEESVSRVTTLFTKASSCQMATQKSGLLTSSASLTDVKSVINPGKTNGGGVLSQEVKNMPVLTRATSFSGGISYGELSPANGQVSRANSLASTFRRTEDMRRTSLNQLIEQRRKGISKLRGLVIPEKDAVPVDQPIIDLPEIKSRDSILVQQRASLIDKWGSQGSLASNTSTQSMPIKTTTFKMPAPQILPKYSPAFKRKSLTVYGSSNVTSPSSQQTSPASTVTPTEPPKSLESICSPTRSDYSFEFVSSSVSPENIRNRPRIGQRKTRGDYDDSDNDSAVSSSQSSISRGFSPPTSPVPSDRSNLSSDRSYPMIMDSKNYLTTDRQYSKTESYTTERNYLSSNGSSSGSSSGSNSSHCDPRSPPPEHNMRFTGIPQRQTLKRSSSTETNCSTSSTLTSGSQASAESLSRRVLKPQSVEAINRKNILASARCRSGRDLNGSPLIQRKFSDDEDITINQRNGNYEKITNGNCNNEPTSQDVKIAYVEVIEDYVCKDEPKIVESPKYLPMRNSSMPTLREPLRSEIIQPSNELKNWVRTEVEALLIEDSNRIEKVQVPQTRIPRTRSSLTLDEANSTALLGPKRIPSVERIDNSCNKSMDSHNDDLLTTLTTKSRSRAPINLEDGAVLRSKSQMSLEDILAGKAEPKRTEPQLIHPVSHARLSLDSRDTKSYVKTNLLDTEDKTFVSKIPTYGRVKVDVVDESSKFSDRSRTSKIPMQRSLGRRSASVTDMKKALEKPDYSTNHHPQHGAQGNHHRCPSLDSSVEECIRSVGVENDAERFYGEQFGSISSLASSTSLISQQELALLVEEASLEEARGSHEVIVVLLHKENPSGSVGITLAGGIDCEAKEITVHRVLAHSIADKDGRVQRGDRILSINGRSTRGLSHRESLAVLKQPRSEVVLVVSRARLEEGGKLRSRTESVETIVEGFETNGIEDTAWGPPTRVAIFKDGAGLGFSLEGGRDSPLGDRALVIKKIFTGGAAEKTGALTAGDQLLEVNGIDVTRLSRIEAWSLMKKLQDGEVNLLVRHPATKSS from the exons ATGGAGTCGAAGAACGGAACTGACGACTTTGTTACGGTAGTCAGTGTAGGAACTCAGCCAAAGATTGAAAATTTCGTAACTGTGCTGTCGATCGGCAATGGAAAGACTGAGGGACGTGCCAATGGACTCGAAGGACAACTGGATGAAGAAGTTGAGGTTTACAGGCTTCCTGGGGAGCGCTTGGGATTTGGCCTCAAATTTGAAGGTGGTAATAAAACATCGGAGCGTGTGAGAAGACTCTTTGTCCAGAGTTGTGCTGAACACAGTCCTGCGAGCAGGACTAAGTGCTCCTGGGGAAGCTTGGGAGAGGGAGATGAG ATTCTATCCATCGATGGAGTGCCAGTAACCCACATGAGTCGTCTGGACTGTGTCCGTCACCTGAAAGAATCCCAGCTCGTGATTAAATTACTCGTCCGGTGTCGGGGTGCCCTTCGACCAAAGGTGGTCAGTGCTGAACGGAAATCCAGCCCAGAGAAAACTCAACCTCCCCCTGAATTGCCGCCCCTTCCCCCACCGGTTCCCCCCCGAAAACTGAGACAGGCTCGTGGCTCAGCAGATGGTGATGCCAATCCAAGTCCagttaaaaaaatccagaatggGCATGTAAATGGCCTCCGCGGAGGCCCAAAATCCACCAATAACGATGGCTGTAATTCATTACCGAAAACTAACACTCAGAAGTCCCCCGAATTCACAAAAAGTAAACAG GAACCCCCAGAAGCAATGGTCTACCTCGACGCTCGGTCCCAGGACGGCTCCAGCACTCATGGCAGTACATCCGACGACACAGGCAGCTCAATGTCCACTGTAGTAGACAAAACCTCAGCCTCAGATTGTTTCTCCGCCGCCTCAACCACGTCAACACCTTCCGAGAACTCCAATGACCCTCCAAAAGATTCTCACGACCTCCTGGAGGCTTTCGACCACTTGGACAAAGACTTCTGCACTCCCCCCGATTATTTGCTCAAACGTTTAGCCAATTCTGAGGCAGTCACCCACGTGGAGTCCCGAGGGGAGGCTGGAGGTGTTGTTGAGAAGGTAACAGCAGTAGTGGCCCCCAACACAGTTCTCATAGAGGAGACCCTGACACTCCAGCCGCCCCTCAGCTTCCAGGACGCCCCCCTTAGTTATGCCCATGAAACAAGacccggaattttctacacaGCCGATTTGGCAGCTGATTCGACCACCCACTTCCGTCCAATTCGCGATGACGCCTCTACAGTAGAATCCGTAAATGGAGACGTTGAATCACCTCAAAAAATGGACGATAGCTTAGCTCCACCTTTACCAGTCCGTAACCATGTTAATAGAATCCCAGTGAACCAGTTATCCGAGGATTCGGTCTCGGAAGATAAACCTGACATCAATGAAACCGACAAAACTATTGACTCATTAGTAGTTCCACCAAAGCCATTACCCCGGAAAGACtcaaaattgaagagaaaacgATTgcctccaccaccaccaccgccaACAGCACCCAGACGTGAAGCACCACCTGTACCACTTCGTAAtttagaaatatcaaagcCAATTGTTCATGAAAAACTGGAGGTGGGTGATGTCACGGATTTAGAAATCTCATCGTTGCGTAAAGAGCAACAAGTTCCCTCGATGCTTAATGAACCAATTGGCATCCCATTGCAATCACCTGAGGATAGAAGCAGGGAGTTTAATGACTCAATAACCGATGAAAGTACCTCACAATCGATAAATAATGATCCAAAAATCTCTGAAACCACTTCGAATGAGGGGGAAAAGGGACCGACAAACAAAGTCCTCGAGATAATCGAGATGAAAAGAGTGAAAGCGTTTCTAGAAAACGAGCATTCGCGGGAAAAAATTCACCTCAGggaattaaaaacaataaataacaatgatCTCGAATTCATTGAAGAAATTAAAGTGCCCGTTCTACCATCCCCCAGGCACAAGAATATTGTAAATTCGGCGGAAACACTGACCCCGGAATCACCAGATTTTAGCAGTCCAGAAGTGTGGGGTGAGGCGACAGAGGGACAGGATGATGATTACGATAAAAAATACGATGAATCGGATGACGAGGATGAGGACGAAACTTACGCATCTCTGGATCAGATTGATGATTTACAAACACCTGAATCAATACCAATAATTATCACTAAAGAATTGGAGGATACAGACAGTAGTTCCGAGAGTAGTGAAGACAATGGCGATGATTACTACTGGCAGAGTAATCTTGCAACAATTGGCGAGGAGGAGGAGACACCTTCGCTCGAGTACACAGCAGT AAACAAAGAGCCTGAGGCCACCTCGATCATTGCTGAGCCAAGTGAACCATCGATTAGCCACAATAACGAGATAACCAGGG GCGCGGTAAATGGTAGGATGGACAACTGTGGAGGCGGTCAACGCCTGCCCCCGGATGGGGACGAGTTTCCAGCGGCTTACCAAGAGTTCAGCGCCTCTGTACAGCAGTACCAATACGTTGTAACACCACGTACCACTACAATGACAACGAATGGTACAATAAATGATACAGAAAAATACGAAACATCTAAACCATCGCAAGTTACTGAGACCCGTATAACATCGCAGTACATAGTAACGAGTAAGCCAGATATATCCTTAAAACAAACAGACACATTGAACAACGTAAATTCCCACCTGGAAGATAGCAAGAGAAATCCCGTGACATTTACGAATACATATACGAGGGATAATAAGCAACAGTGTGTACAGGGAGTCGTGCTGACAGAAAAGAAAATCGAGATTGCTGGATATTATCCGAAAGAATCAAAGATCGATAATGAAACGAGTGGTAAAGATAATCTGGACAGTCCTCCACCGTTGCCACTAACAGGACCACCTAGGTACGAGAAAGCACTGGTACACGGTAGAATAGCAAACGAGACGTGTGTTAATTCacgtaaattttcattgaacggTGATCTGAGGCGTCAGGACGATAAATCCGAGAAATCAGTGAGAGATAAAATAGCTATGTTCTCCAAGGGCAGTTTAGAGTCACCATTATTTCCAAATAATCCTGTGACAAACGTCACTGTCGCATCCAGACGATTATCGAAGTATAAATCATCGGAGGATTTCtttgttgatgatgataataagtGCAGCACGATGCAGAACGATCGTTGCTTCAGCTCTTGTGATCTCACGGATTCTGGTAAAAGTCATTCTGACGTATTGACGAGTGGAGGGGGAACAGAGAGGCCGCCTTGTCTGCCAAGATCATCACCACCTGAGGAATCAGTCAGCCGTGTGACGACCCTTTTCACTAAGGCATCGTCGTGTCAAATGGCCACACAAAAATCTGGATTATTGACTTCATCAGCGAGTTTAACTGACGTTAAATCTGTCATTAATCCAGGGAAAACCAATGGCGGTGGTGTATTGTCGCAGGAGGTAAAGAATATGCCGGTATTAACGAGGGCAACTAGCTTCTCCGGTGGAATTTCTTACGGTGAATTATCGCCTGCCAATGGACAAGTATCCAGGGCTAATTCGCTTGCATCGACATTCCGTCGTACTGAGGATATGAGGAGAACCAGTTTGAATCAATTGATCGAACAGAGAAGGAAAGGTATTTCAAAGTTGAGGGGACTTGTTATACCCGAGAAGGACGCTGTCCCTGTGGATCAGCCGATAATCGATCTTCCAGAAATTAAATCCAGGGATTCTATTCTAGTGCAACAG AGGGCCAGTCTAATAGACAAATGGGGCTCGCAGGGCTCGCTAGCAAGCAATACAAGTACCCAAAGTATGCCAATAAAAACAACAACATTTAAAATGCCAGCGCCGCAAATCCTTCCAAAATATTCACCAGCATTTAAACGTAAAAGTCTAACAGTTTATGGCTCATCAAATGTCACATCACCCTCAAGCCAACAGACTAGTCCAGCCTCCACAGTGACGCCCACTGAGCCCCCCAAGAGTTTAGAAAGTATCTGCAGTCCAACGCGAAGTGACTACAGCTTTGAATTTGTATCATCCAGTGTATCACCCGAGAATATACGTAATCGTCCACGAATTGGACAGAGAAAGACACGTGGAGATTACGATGACTCGGACAATGATTCAGCAGTTAGTAGTTCACAGAGTAGTATATCGAGGGGTTTCAGTCCACCAACATCACCAGTACCATCTGATCGTTCAAATCTGTCATCCGATAGATCTTATCCAATGATAATGgattcgaaaaattatttaacgaCTGACAGACAGTATTCCAAAACTGAGAGCTACACGACCGAAAGAAATTACTTGAGTTCCAATGGTTCGTCCAGTGGTAGCAGCAGTGGTAGTAACTCCAGTCACTGTGATCCAAGGTCACCACCACCTGAACACAACATGAGATTCACTGGAATTCCACAAAGACAGACGCTTAAACGCTCGAGCAGCACTGAGACAAACTGCAGTACATCGTCAACTTTGACCTCAGGCTCCCAAGCGAGTGCTGAGTCGTTGTCTAGACGTGTACTCAAGCCCCAGAGTGTCGAAGCCATCAATCGAAAGAACATTCTTGCCAGCGCTAGGTGTAGAAGTGGTAGAGATCTCAACGGTTCTCCACTCATTCAACGTAAATTCTCCGACGACGAGGACATAACGATTAATCAACGAAACGGTAATTACGAGAAAATAACAAATGGCAATTGTAATAACGAGCCAACATCGCAGGACGTGAAGATAGCGTATGTCGAGGTGATCGAAGATTACGTATGCAAAGATGAACCGAAGATCGTGGAATCCCCTAAATACCTACCAATGAGAAACTCCTCAATGCCAACACTCAGAGAGCCCCTCAGGTCCGAGATTATCCAGCCTTCTAATGAACTGAAGAACTGGGTGAGAACGGAAGTAGAAGCCTTATTAATAGAGGACAGCAATCGTATTGAAAAAGTTCAGGTGCCACAGACAAGAATCCCCCGTACTCGATCGTCATTAACCCTCGACGAGGCAAACTCCACAGCTCTCTTGGGACCCAAAAGAATTCCCTCGGTCGAGCGGATCGATAACTCTTGCAACAAGTCCATGGACTCTCATAACGACGATCTCCTAACAACGTTAACAACAAAAAGCAGATCACGAGCGCCAATTAATCTCGAGGACGGTGCAGTACTGCGCTCAAAGAGTCAGATGAGTCTTGAGGACATTCTAGCGGGTAAGGCAGAGCCTAAGCGTACGGAACCCCAACTCATTCACCCAGTGTCGCACGCTAGATTATCACTGGACTCCAGAGACACAAAATCCTACGTGAAAACAAATTTACTCGATACGGAAGATAAAACATTTGTATCAAAAATACCAACTTATGGAAGAGTGAAGGTAGATGTTGTTGACGAGTCCAGTAAATTCAGTGACAGGTCAAGAACCTCAAAAATACCGATGCAGAGGAGTTTGGGACGAAGGAGTGCCAGTGTCACTGACATGAAGAAGGCCCTGGAGAAGCCCGACTATTCTACCAATCATCATCCTCAGCATGGGGCCCAGGGGAACCACCACAGGTGTCCAAGTTTGGACAGCAGTGTCGAGGAGTGCATTCGCTCAGTTGGGGTGGAGAATGATGCTGAACGATTTTATGGGGAACAGTTTGGCAGTATAAGTTCATTGGCCAGTAGTACCAGTTTGATATCCCAGCAGGAACTCGCTTTGCTCGTCGAGGAGGCAAGTCTCGAGGAGGCTAGGGGGTCGCATGAGGTCATTGTGGTTCTCCTGCACAAGGAAAATCCCAGTGGCAGTGTGGGCATCACTCTGGCTGGGGGAATTGATTGTGAAGCTAAGGAAATTACTGTTCATCGAGTTTTGGCTCACTCTATCGCTGATAAGGACGGGAGGGTGCAGAGAGGCGATCGCATACTCAGCATAAATGGAAGGAGTACGAGAGGGCTCAGTCACAGGGAGAGCCTGGCTGTTCTCAAGCAACCCAGGTCTGAGGTCGTTCTTGTTGTGTCCAGAGCTAGGCTGGAGGAAGGAGGCAAACTCAGGTCGAGAACTGAATCCGTGGAAACTATCGTTGAAG GATTTGAAACTAATGGCATCGAAGACACTGCGTGGGGTCCTCCAACTCGTGTTGCCATCTTTAAAGACGGTGCTGGTCTTGGCTTCAGCCTGGAGGGTGGCCGGGACAGTCCTCTAGGTGATCGAGCTCTTGTcataaagaaaatattcactg gTGGTGCTGCTGAAAAAACAGGTGCCTTGACCGCCGGCGATCAATTACTAGAGGTCAACGGGATTGATGTGACGCGTCTGTCAAGAATCGAAGCGTGGTCCTTGATGAAGAAACTACAGGATGGAGAAGTTAATCTCCTAGTCAGGCACCCAGCCACCAAGTCATcgtga